The DNA sequence CCGAACCGGGGCGTCAGTGCGCCGACTCGCCCGCGTGCGGGCTCAGTACACCCGTTCCGACCAGGATGAACAGCACGATTCCCAGCAGGATCCGATAGATCACGAACGGCATGAAGCTCTTGGTAGTGATGAATTTCATGAACCAGGCGATCACCGCGTAGCCCACGGCGAACGCCACGATCGTCGCGAAGATGGTGGGGCCCCACGAGACGTGGCCCTCGCCGGCGTCCTTCAACTCGTAGGCGCCCGACGCCAGCACGGCGGGGATCGCCAGCAGGAACGAGTAACGCGCCGCCGCCTCGCGGGTATAGCCCATCAGCAGACCGCCGCTGATGGTCGCGCCGGACCGGGAGACGCCCGGGATCAGGGCCATCGCCTGGCAGAAGCCGTAGATCAGGCCGTCCCGGACGCTGAGGTCCTTGAGCGACTTGCGCTCCCGGACGGCGCGGTGCCGGCCGCCGGCCTCGTCCCGTGCGGCGAGCCGGTCGGCGACGCCGAGCACGATGCCCATGACGATCAGGGTGGTCGCGATCAGCCGCAGATCACGGAACGGCCCCTCGATCTGGTCCTTGAGGGTGATGCCGAGCACCCCGATCGGAATGGAGCCGATGATGACCAGCCAGCCCATCTGGGCGTCGTGGTCCTGGCGCATCGCCTTGTCGGTCAGCGAGCGGAACCAGGCCGTCGTGATCCGCGCGATGTCCTTGCGGAAGTAGATGAGCACGGCCGTCTCGGTGCCGATCTGCGTGATCGCGGTGAACGCCGCGCCCGGGTCGTGCCACCCGGCGAACGCGGCGGTCAGCCGCAGATGCGCACTGGAGGAGATCGGGAGGAACTCCGTCAGCCCCTGGACGAGCCCGAGGACGAATGATTCGAACCACGACATGAAAAGAAGCCATCCCGGTGCTGGTCAGGGTCACGAGGTACGGGCCGTGGCGGCGTGCCCGTCCGGGCCGCGATCATGCGGGCCCGTCGGGTCGCAGGGTATCGGCAAAAGATGAAGCGCCGTCCGGCGGGCCGGGCCCGCGGGGCGCGGCGCGGCGCCCGGCTCAGGCGGACCGCAGCCGGTGGCGCCTGCGCCAGCCGACGACTGCCGCGGCCAGCCCCGTGAGCACGATGAACCCCATCGAGGCGAGGAACACCGGCGACGTCGGCGTCGCGGCGCTGCTCCCGGCGACGACGTACGCGGCCGTGTTGGGCACCGACCCGACGGCCGTCGCCAGCAGGAACGGCGCCCAGCCCATCCGCGACACCGCGGCGCAGTAGTTGGCGGCGGCGAAGGGCACCCCGGGGAAGAGCCGGACGGCGAGCATCGAACGGAAGCCGTGCCGGCTGAGCTGCCCGTCGGCCGCCGTCAGCAGCCGCCCGCGCAGCAGCGGCCGCAGGGCGTCCTGGCCCAGCAGCCGGCCGAGGCCGAACGCGATCCCCGCCCCGAGCACCGTGCCGGCGACGGCCGCCGCCAGCCCCGCCTGCGAGCCGAAGAGCGCCCCCGCCGCGAGATTGAGGATCGGCCGCGGCACGAAGGCGGCGGTGCACACGCCGTACGCCACCGCGAACAGGGCCACCGCGGAGAAGCCGTTCACCTGTGGCGGCCAGCCCGCCGACAGCAGGCGCTGCGGTTCGAACAGCAGGACCGTCACCGCGGCCGACGCCAGCAGGACCAGCAGCAGGGACAACCGCGACCAGGGCGAGAACAGCGCCCTGGAGCAGCGGACGGCGAGGCCGTTTGCCGGCCTGGGAGCGAGGTCGAACATCCGGGGAGACTAACCGACAAAGGTGTCCGTTCGACATCAAGTGCGCCACAGGACAGCCCCCGAGAGGCCCCGAACCCGCACAGCAGGCACACACGGCGGGGCGCCCGGGAGCCGTGCGGACCCCCTCCCGGGCGGCCCGCACGGCGGCGCCGCAAAACCATTCGACGGCCCGGTACGGCGTGCACGATCATCGACGGCATGTCCCGGTACGCCTTCCCCGCAGTGCCGTCCGCCGTCGCGGACGCGCCGAAGGCTGCCGCGTTCCCGGCCACCGCAGCCACGGCCACGGCAACCGCGGCCCTCGCAACCACGGCTACGGCAACCACGGCCGCGGCGCCGCACGGCGGCGCCCGAAGCTGACCCTTCCCGGACAGTCCGGCGGACCCCGCAGGGGGAGGGTCGGCAGGCTCCCGGGGTCCCGCACACATCTCTCACATTCCGGTCATGTTCCGGGAAGGGACAGCTTCGCCATGCCCAAGACGGCATACGTGCGCACCAAGCCGCACCTCAACATCGGCACCATGGGGCACGTCGACCACGGCAAGACCACGCTCACCGCCGCCATCACCAAGGTGCTCAGCGAGCGTTCCGGCGGCACCACCTCCTACGTCGCCTTCGACCGCATCGACCGCGCCCCCGAGGAGGCCCGGCGCGGCATCACCATCGACATCGCCCACGTCGAGTACGAGACCGACACCCGCCACTACGCCCATGTCGACATGCCGGGCCACGCCGACTACGTGAAGAACATGGTGACCGGCGCCGCCCAGCTCGACGGCGCGATCCTGGTCGTCTCCGCGCTCGACGGCGTCATGCCGCAGACCTCGGAGCACGTGCTGCTCGCCCGCCAGGTGGGCGTGGACCACATCGTCGTGGCGCTCAACAAGGCCGACGCGGGCGACGACGAGCTCACCGACCTCGTCGAGCTGGAGGTCCGCGACCTGCTCACCGCGCACGGCTACGGCGGCGACGCGGCGCCCGTCGTGCGGGTCTCCGGGCTGAAGGCGCTGGAGGGGGACCCGCGGTGGACGGCGGCCGTCGAGGCGCTGCTCGACGCCGTGGACACCTATGTGCCGATGCCCGTGCGGTACACCGACGCCCCGTTCCTGCTCCCGGTGGAGAACGTGCTCACCATCACCGGCCGGGGGACCGTCGTCACCGGGGCCGTGGAGCGCGGCACGGTCCGCGTCGGCGACCGGGTCGAGGTCCTCGGCGCGGAGACGGAGACGGTGGTCACCGGCCTGGAGACGTTCGGCAGGCCGATGGAGTCGGCGGAGGCCGGCGACAGCGTGGCGCTGCTGCTGCGCGGAGTGCCACGGGACGCGGTCCGCCGCGGGCACGTGGTGGCCGCGCCCGGCAGTGTGGTGCCGCGCTCCCGGTTCGCCGCGCGGGTGTACGTGCTCCCGGCGAGCGCGGGCGGCAGGAGCAGCCCGGTCTCCGGCGGCTACCGGCCGCAGTTCTACATCCGCACGGCGGACGTCGTCGGCGGGATCGACCTCGGCGGCGCGGCGGTCGCGCGGCCGGGGGAGACGGTCTCGATGACCGTCGAACTCGGGCGCGAGGTCCCGCTGGAGCCGGGGCTGGGCTTCGCGATCCGCGAGGGCGGCCGGACCGTCGGCGCGGGCACGGTGACCGAGGTCCTGTGACCGGTGACCGCGTGCGCCCCTCCCGCCCGGGAGGGGCGCACGCGGCGCCGGGCACAATGGCACGGTGAACGACCCGACCCCCCACGTCCCGGAGACGGCGCGCCCGGACGCCGCCACGGACGCGCTCTCCGCCGCCGGCGACGAAGCCGAAGCTCCCGCCGACGCCGACGCCGACGCCGACGTTCCGGAAGCTGCCGGTGAGGACGACGACCGCGTCCCGGTGACGCGCACGGTCGACGGCGGGGTCGCGAAGCTGATGCCCGACGTCGACCGGCCCCGGGCCTGGCTGCTGACCGTGGACGGCTCGCCGCAGTCGTACGTGGACCTCGACGACCCCCTGCACCTGGAGTTCGAGTACGTCCGCCGGCTCGCCCACGCCGTCGACTGCGCGGCCGGGGAGGGCGAACCGCTGGACGTGTTCCACCTCGGCGGCGGGGCGCTCACCCTGCCGCGCTGGATCGGGGCGACCCGTCCCGGATCCCGGCAGACGGTGGCCGAGGCGGACGGACCGCTCTCGGCGCTCGTCGCCGGACTGCTGCCGCTCGCACCGGGGACCGACGTCACCGTGCGCACGGCCGACGCCCGGGCCGAGCTGGAGAACGCGCCCGAGGACGGCGCCGACGTGATCGTCGCCGACGTCTTCGGCGGCTCGCGGGTGCCCGCGCAGGTGACCTCGCTGGAGTTCGCGCGGGCGGCGGCGCGGGTGCTGCGGCCCGGCGGCCTCTACGCGGCCAATCTCGCCGACGGCGCGCCGTTCGGCTTCCTCCGGTCACAGCTCGCGAACTTCGCCGCCGTCTTCGGGGAGCTGGCGCTGATCGCCGAGCCGGCCGTACTGCGCGGCAGGCGGTTCGGCAACGCGGTGCTCGTGGCGTCGCGGGTGCCCGTCGACACGGCGTCGCTCGCCCGCCGCACCGCGGCCGACGCCTTCCCCGCGAGGGTCGAGCACGGGCGGTCGCTGGCCCGGCTGATCGGCGACGCGCGGCCCGTGCGGGACGCGGAGGCGGTGGCCTCGCCCCCGCCGCCGGACGGCGCCTTCGGCGTGGGCTGAGCGCCCGCACGCAGCCGGCCCCGCCCCCGGAGAGGGACGGGGCCGGCCGGAGAGCGGCGTCAGGAAGCGGACGCCGAGCCGTTCGCGAGGCGGACGGTGCTCAGGATCTTCTGGATGGTGGCGTCGTCGAGCTCGTCCTTGACGCCGGTGTTGGCGTAGAGGACCCAGCTCTTGAAGTCGCCCTTGGGGTCCTTGAAGGAGAAGGCGATGGACTTGCCGTCCGTCTCGCACTTGTTGTCCTTCTTCACCCCGGGGGCGGTCGCGGTCGAGACGCTGCCCTTCAGACCGGAGGCCGTGGTGTAGTCCTCGGCCTTGGTGATCTTGACCGTGCCGGCCGGCTCGGTCTGCGCGTAGCCCGCCCAGACCCAGTTGCCCGCCTCGTTGTAGGCGGCCTCGGAGGTGCTCTTCGCGCCCTTGCCGCCCTTGGTGCCGGCGCTGGCGAGCCCGTAGGTCTCGTTGCTGCCGTCCTTGTCCGAGTCGAACTCGCACCACTTGCTCTTGAGGTGGGCGGGAGCGCTCATCATGACGGCGGGGGAGCCGTCGCCCTTCTTCTCGTCCTCGAAGCCGGAGGCCATGCCGCTGCTGGCGACCTCCCAGTCGGCCGGGACGTCGAACTGGGTGCCGTGCTTGGGGTTGGTGACGACCTTCCAGCCCTCGATGGTGGGCTTGGCGTCCGTGCCCGCGCGCGGGTTCTCGCCCGGAGCGCCGGAGCCGGTGTCGGGGGACGCGCCCTCGGAGGCGTCCTTCGACGGCGACTGGGACGCCGCGGCGCCGCCGCCCTTGTCGGAGGTGCCGCCGTCGTCGTCCCTCAGCACCACGAAGCCGGTGACCGCGGCGGCCACGACGACGGCCGTCGCGGCCACGATCGCCACGATCGTGGTCTTCTTCTTGTCGTCCGGCGACGGCTGCGGAGCGCCGGGCATCTGGCCGGGCACCGCGTACTGCGGCATCGTCGGCTGCTGGTACGGGTTGGGCTGCTGGTACCCAGGCTGCTGGTAGCCGCCCTGCTGGTGTCCCGGCTGCTGATACGGATTCGGCTGCTGGTTGCCCGGCTGCTGATACGGATTCGGCTGCTGGTACTGGTTCTGGTCCTGCGGGTTCTGCTCGCCCCCGGGCGGCTGCTGTCCTGGCCACATGGCCAGTAACCATAGAGGGAGGGCGTCGCCAGTTCCACGCCCGGCCCCGGGGAAGGGTGTGGCCACCATCGAATACTCGTGAGTAACATGCGCTCATGAGTGCAGAAGACACGTCGCTCGGCGAACTGCTCGCCGCCACGGTGCCCATGGTGCGGACCCTGAACCTCCAGTACCTGGAGACCACCCCGGAGCGGGCGGTGCTGAGCCTCCCGGACCAGGCCGAGTACCACAACCACGTCGGCGGCCCGCACGCCGGCGCGATGTTCACGCTGGCCGAGTCCGCGAGCGGCGCCATCGTCCTGGCCGCCTTCGGCGACCAGCTCTCCCGTGCCGTCCCGCTGCCGGTCACCGCCGGCATCGCCTTCAAGAAGATCGCCCGCGGCGCGGTCACCGCCACGGCCACCCTCGGCCGCCCGGCCGCCGACGTCGTCGCCGAACTCGACGCGGGCACCCGCCCGGAGTTCCCCGTGCACGTCGCCATCACCCGCGAGGACGGCGCCGTCACCGGGGAGATGGACATCGTCTGGACCCTGCGCCCCAACGGCTGACCCGCCGCCGTCGCCCGGGGGGCCGCCCCGTGCTCACGGGGCGGCCCCGCCGTGTGGAGCGGGTAGGCTGCCCCGGCGTGCGCCGGCGGAACGCCGGGCCGCGCCACCCGCGCCCGACCGAGGGGCCGCGGGGCTGCACGGAAGGAACGGCGTTGCACGTCCAGGAGTGGCTCGAGACCATCCCCGCGGTCAGCATCTACCTCCTGGTGGGGGTGGTCATCGGCCTCGAAAGCCTCGGCATCCCCCTGCCCGGGGAGATCGTGCTCGTCAGCTCGGCGCTGCTGGCGTCGCAGCACGGCGAGATCGACCCGTACGTCCTCGGCGCCTGCGCCACGGCCGGCGCGATCATCGGCGACTCCATCGGCTACGCGATCGGACGCCGGGGCGGCAGGCCGCTCCTCGCCTGGCTCGGCGGCAGGTTCCCCCGCCACTTCGGCCCCCCGCAGATCGCGATGGCCGAGCGCTCCTTCCAGAAGTGGGGCATGTGGGCCGTCTTCTTCGGCCGCTTCGTCGCCCTGCTCCGGATCTTCGCCGGACCGCTCGCCGGTGTGCTGCGCATGCCCTACTGGAAGTTCCTCGTCGCCAACGTCCTCGGCGGCATCCTCTGGGCCGGCGGCACCACGGCGGTCGTCTACTCGGTCGGCGTGGTCGCCGAGGCGTGGCTCAAGCGGTTCTCCTGGGTCGGGCTGCTGCTCGCCGTGCTCATCGGCGTCACCTCGATGCTGGTCCTCAGGAACCGGGCGAAGAAGGCGGCCGCCGAGGCGGAGCGGGACGCCGCCCTGCCGGCGGCGGCCGTCGCCGACTGAACCCGGCGCCCCGCGGCGCCGGTCAGCCGCCGTGGGCCGCCCGGTGCTGCTGGGCCAGGTCGACGTAGACCGCCGCGTTCAGCCGGACGCCCTCGCGCTCCTCCTCCGTCAGCTCCCTGCGGACCTTCGCCGGCACGCCAGCCACCAGCGATCCGGGCGGCACCCGCATCCCCTGCGGCACCAGGGCCTGCGCCGCCACCAGCGAACCGGCCCCGATGTGCGCGCCGTTCAGCACCGTCGCGCCCATGCCGACCAGCACGTCGTCCTCGACCGTGCAGCCGTGCAGCACCGCGTTGTGCCCCACCGAGACCCGCGCGCCGACGGTGACGGGGAAGCCGGGGTCCACATGGACCGTGCAGTTGTCCTGGATGTTGCTGTCCGGCCCGATCGTGATGGGGCCGCCGTCGCCCCGCAGCACGCTCTGGTACCAGACGCTCGCGCCGGCGGCGAGGGTCACGTCCCCCAGCACCACGGACGTCGGTGCGGTGAAGGCGTCCGGGTCGACCTTCGGCTCCCTGCCGCCCACGCCCGCGATCAGTGCCCCATCCGTCATGACGTCTCTCCTCGGTGTGCCGATGTGCCGATAGGCCGATAGGCGGCGTGCCCGCGGGGCGCGCGCCTGACCGCACCGTAGGCGACCGGGCTCCGCCGCCGCGGGCCGGGGCACCCGGACCGGTGGCGCACGCCGTCTGTCTGACCGGCCTCCCGGTCAATACGCTTGTGGGCAAAGCCTGTTGACGATCGAGGGAGTGCCATGGCAACCGCACAGCAGATCCCCGACATACTGTCTCCCCAGTTCGAGGCCGACCCGTACGCGGCCTACCGCCTGATGCGCGAGGCCGCGCCGCTCATCCACCACGAGCCGACCAGCAGCTGGATCATCTCCCGCTACGCGGACGTCGAGCGGGCCTTCAAGGACAAGGAATCGGTGTTCACCACCGAGAACTACGACTGGCAGCTCGAACCCGTCCACGGCCACACCTTCCTCCAGCTCAGCGGCCGGGAGCACGCGGTGCGCCGCGCCCTGGTCGCCCCGGCCTTCCGGGGCAACGAGCTGCGGGACAAGTTCCTGCCGGTCATCGAGCGCAACGCGCGCGAACTGATCGACGCCTTCCGCCGCACCGGCGAGGCCGACCTCGTGGACGACTTCGCCACCCGCTTCCCGGTCAACGTCATCGCCGACATGCTCGGGCTCGACAAGGCCGACCACGAGCGCTTCCACGGCTGGTACACCAGCGTCGTCGCGTTCCTCGGCAACCTCGCGGGCGACCCGGACGTCACCGCCGCCGGGCTGCGCACCCGGACCGAGTTCGCCGACTACATGTTCCCCATCATCCAGGAGCGGCGCCGGCACCCGGGCGACGACCTGCTGTCCGCGCTGTGCACCGCGGAGGTCGACGGGGTGCGCATGAGCGACGAGGACATCAAGGCGTTCTGCAGCCTGCTGCTCGCCGCCGGGGGCGAGACCACCGACAAGGCCATCGCCGGCATCTTCGCCAACCTCCTCGCCCACCCCGGCCAGCTCGCCGCCGTCCGCGAGGACCGCTCGCTCATCGACCGGGCGTTCGCCGAGACCCTGCGCTACACCCCGCCCGTGCACATGATCATGCGGCAGACGGCCACCGAGGTCACCGTCAGCGGCGGCACCATACCGGCCGGCGCCACGGTCACCTGCCTCATCGGCGCCGCCAACCGCGACGCGGAGCGCTACCGCGACCCGGACCGCTTCGACATCTTCCGCGACGACCTGACCGCCACCACCGCCTTCTCCGCCGCCGCCGACCACCTCGCCTTCGCGCTCGGCCGGCACTTCTGCGTCGGCGCGCTGCTCGCCCGTGCCGAAGTCGTCACCGGCGTCAACCAACTGCTCGACGCCATGCCCGACCTGCGGCTCGCGGAGGGCTTCGTGCCGGCCGAGGAGGGGGTGTTCACCCGGGGCCCGAAGTCCCTGCCCGTACGCTTCACCCCGGTGCCCGGCTGAGGGCCCCCGCACCGGGGTTCACTGGACGACGGGCTGAGCGGCACCGGGGTCCACCGGAGGGCGGGTCAACCGCACCGGGGTCGGACGACGGGGCTGAAACGCACCGGGGTTCACTGGACGACGGGGGTGAACCGCACCGGGGTTCACTGGACGACGGGGGTGAACCGCACCGGAAGCGCGGTCAGTCCCCGCATCCACACCGACGGCCGCCAGGTCAGCTCCTCCGGCTCCACGGCGAGCACCACGTCAGGCAACCGCTCCAGCAGCGTCTCGACCGCCGTCCGGGCGATCACGTCGGCGAGCAGCGGTGCCGGGTAGGGACAGCGGTGCTCGCCGTTTCCGAAGGACAGATGCGCCGAGTTCTCCTCGCCCGCGTGGCCCTCCGGCCAGATCTGCGGATCGGTGTTGGCGGCCGCGAGGCCGAGCACCACCATGTCGCCCGCCCGGATCCGCCGGCCGCCCAGCGTCGTGTCCCGCACCGCCCAGCGGCCGATGAAGTTCTGCGTCGGGGTGTCGAGCCACAGCACCTCGCCCAGCGCCTGGCCGACGCTGAGGCGCCCGCCCGACACGTTCAGCGCGAACCGGTCGTCGGTCAGCAGCAGCCGCAGGGTGTTGCCGATCCAGTTCGCCGTCGGCTGCTGCGCCGCCGCGATCACCGAGATCAGGTCCTGGACGATCTCCTCGTCCGTCAGTCCCGCCGGATGCGTCAGCATCCGCGTGGTGACGTCCGGCCCCGGCGCGGCCCGCTTCTCGTCCACCAGCCGCCGGATCCGCTCCTGCACCCGCCCGTAGGCGGCGACCGGATCGTCCCCGGGGCCGGCGTCCAGCGAGATGCGCAGGTCCCGCACGAGGTCCTCGGTGTCCGCGCCGCCCGCGGGCATCCCGCACATCTGCACCGCCGCCCGCATCGGCAGGGCGTGGACGTACGCCGACATCAGCTCCGCGTGCCCGCTGCCCGCGAAGGCGTCGATCAGCGGACCGGCGATTCCGCGGCACCGGTGGGCGAGCTCGAACTGGTCGACGACCTCCAGCGCCTCGGTGATCACGCCCGCCCGGAGCTGGTGCACCGCGCCCTCGGTGAACAGCACCGACGGCTGATGCCCGACGAACGGCAGCAGCGGCCAGTCCGCCGGGACGGTGTCCCACTGGTTCCACCGCCGGGAGTCGCGGGCGAAGAGGTCGTCGTGCGCGGTGACATAGGTGACCTCCGCGTAGCCCAGCACCAGCCAGGCCGGCACGTCGGAGTCCAGCAGCACCGGCGCCACGGCGCCGTGCCGCCGCCGCAGCGCGCGGTACAGCTCGGCGGGCGACTGCTGGAACTCCGGGCCGCGGAGCCGGACCGCGCTCTCGTGC is a window from the Streptomyces zhihengii genome containing:
- a CDS encoding undecaprenyl-diphosphate phosphatase, with the translated sequence MSWFESFVLGLVQGLTEFLPISSSAHLRLTAAFAGWHDPGAAFTAITQIGTETAVLIYFRKDIARITTAWFRSLTDKAMRQDHDAQMGWLVIIGSIPIGVLGITLKDQIEGPFRDLRLIATTLIVMGIVLGVADRLAARDEAGGRHRAVRERKSLKDLSVRDGLIYGFCQAMALIPGVSRSGATISGGLLMGYTREAAARYSFLLAIPAVLASGAYELKDAGEGHVSWGPTIFATIVAFAVGYAVIAWFMKFITTKSFMPFVIYRILLGIVLFILVGTGVLSPHAGESAH
- a CDS encoding TVP38/TMEM64 family protein; protein product: MFDLAPRPANGLAVRCSRALFSPWSRLSLLLVLLASAAVTVLLFEPQRLLSAGWPPQVNGFSAVALFAVAYGVCTAAFVPRPILNLAAGALFGSQAGLAAAVAGTVLGAGIAFGLGRLLGQDALRPLLRGRLLTAADGQLSRHGFRSMLAVRLFPGVPFAAANYCAAVSRMGWAPFLLATAVGSVPNTAAYVVAGSSAATPTSPVFLASMGFIVLTGLAAAVVGWRRRHRLRSA
- the tuf gene encoding elongation factor Tu — protein: MPKTAYVRTKPHLNIGTMGHVDHGKTTLTAAITKVLSERSGGTTSYVAFDRIDRAPEEARRGITIDIAHVEYETDTRHYAHVDMPGHADYVKNMVTGAAQLDGAILVVSALDGVMPQTSEHVLLARQVGVDHIVVALNKADAGDDELTDLVELEVRDLLTAHGYGGDAAPVVRVSGLKALEGDPRWTAAVEALLDAVDTYVPMPVRYTDAPFLLPVENVLTITGRGTVVTGAVERGTVRVGDRVEVLGAETETVVTGLETFGRPMESAEAGDSVALLLRGVPRDAVRRGHVVAAPGSVVPRSRFAARVYVLPASAGGRSSPVSGGYRPQFYIRTADVVGGIDLGGAAVARPGETVSMTVELGREVPLEPGLGFAIREGGRTVGAGTVTEVL
- a CDS encoding spermidine synthase, translating into MPDVDRPRAWLLTVDGSPQSYVDLDDPLHLEFEYVRRLAHAVDCAAGEGEPLDVFHLGGGALTLPRWIGATRPGSRQTVAEADGPLSALVAGLLPLAPGTDVTVRTADARAELENAPEDGADVIVADVFGGSRVPAQVTSLEFARAAARVLRPGGLYAANLADGAPFGFLRSQLANFAAVFGELALIAEPAVLRGRRFGNAVLVASRVPVDTASLARRTAADAFPARVEHGRSLARLIGDARPVRDAEAVASPPPPDGAFGVG
- a CDS encoding DUF4442 domain-containing protein, yielding MSAEDTSLGELLAATVPMVRTLNLQYLETTPERAVLSLPDQAEYHNHVGGPHAGAMFTLAESASGAIVLAAFGDQLSRAVPLPVTAGIAFKKIARGAVTATATLGRPAADVVAELDAGTRPEFPVHVAITREDGAVTGEMDIVWTLRPNG
- a CDS encoding DedA family protein is translated as MHVQEWLETIPAVSIYLLVGVVIGLESLGIPLPGEIVLVSSALLASQHGEIDPYVLGACATAGAIIGDSIGYAIGRRGGRPLLAWLGGRFPRHFGPPQIAMAERSFQKWGMWAVFFGRFVALLRIFAGPLAGVLRMPYWKFLVANVLGGILWAGGTTAVVYSVGVVAEAWLKRFSWVGLLLAVLIGVTSMLVLRNRAKKAAAEAERDAALPAAAVAD
- a CDS encoding gamma carbonic anhydrase family protein; this encodes MTDGALIAGVGGREPKVDPDAFTAPTSVVLGDVTLAAGASVWYQSVLRGDGGPITIGPDSNIQDNCTVHVDPGFPVTVGARVSVGHNAVLHGCTVEDDVLVGMGATVLNGAHIGAGSLVAAQALVPQGMRVPPGSLVAGVPAKVRRELTEEEREGVRLNAAVYVDLAQQHRAAHGG
- a CDS encoding cytochrome P450, with the protein product MATAQQIPDILSPQFEADPYAAYRLMREAAPLIHHEPTSSWIISRYADVERAFKDKESVFTTENYDWQLEPVHGHTFLQLSGREHAVRRALVAPAFRGNELRDKFLPVIERNARELIDAFRRTGEADLVDDFATRFPVNVIADMLGLDKADHERFHGWYTSVVAFLGNLAGDPDVTAAGLRTRTEFADYMFPIIQERRRHPGDDLLSALCTAEVDGVRMSDEDIKAFCSLLLAAGGETTDKAIAGIFANLLAHPGQLAAVREDRSLIDRAFAETLRYTPPVHMIMRQTATEVTVSGGTIPAGATVTCLIGAANRDAERYRDPDRFDIFRDDLTATTAFSAAADHLAFALGRHFCVGALLARAEVVTGVNQLLDAMPDLRLAEGFVPAEEGVFTRGPKSLPVRFTPVPG
- a CDS encoding cytochrome P450, whose protein sequence is MNDTTGLSSPTVPPAACPAHESAVRLRGPEFQQSPAELYRALRRRHGAVAPVLLDSDVPAWLVLGYAEVTYVTAHDDLFARDSRRWNQWDTVPADWPLLPFVGHQPSVLFTEGAVHQLRAGVITEALEVVDQFELAHRCRGIAGPLIDAFAGSGHAELMSAYVHALPMRAAVQMCGMPAGGADTEDLVRDLRISLDAGPGDDPVAAYGRVQERIRRLVDEKRAAPGPDVTTRMLTHPAGLTDEEIVQDLISVIAAAQQPTANWIGNTLRLLLTDDRFALNVSGGRLSVGQALGEVLWLDTPTQNFIGRWAVRDTTLGGRRIRAGDMVVLGLAAANTDPQIWPEGHAGEENSAHLSFGNGEHRCPYPAPLLADVIARTAVETLLERLPDVVLAVEPEELTWRPSVWMRGLTALPVRFTPVVQ